The Fulvivirga maritima genome segment TACTCTTGAATAGTAATGTATTTTACTTGTTGTGACTCTCCTAGATCAATTTCTAAAGAACCTGTCTTAACGGCATCATCGGTAGCCCAATAGGTGTCATAATTGTCATCTAGGGTTTGGTTGGCAGAGTAAGTATCATCTTCTCCTCGAACTGTAGATGCTGAGATAGAAGCGCCTTCTGTAAGGTCTTTAGCAAATTCTTTCTTAAGAAGTGCATCCCATCCTTTTAGTGAAGCAATGTCATTTTCATGAAATTGACCTCTTTTATCTGGAGGAACATTCAGTAATAGGGTAGAACCACGACCCACTGAAGTAAGGTAGATATCTAATAATTGCTCTGGCGTTTTTACAAGAGAATCTTCTTTGGCGTGATAAAACCAACCTGGTCTGATAGAAGTGTTGGCTTCTAAAGGCACCCAGTTTTTACCGTCTTCAGATCCTTTATTCAAAAGGTCTTGTATTCCAGCCATACCGGCATAAATGGAATCTGAAGATATAGTGTTCCAGTTAGTAAATCCAGCTCTTGCCAGCTCATTTCCTCCCCATCTTAAATCTGGGCCACCATCACTAAAGAACAGTACCTGAGGTTGTATTTCACGAACCATTTCCAGCGTTTTAGGCCAGTGATAGTATGTTTTACGGTCTATTTTTCTTTCTTCATTAGCTCCACCATAGTATCCGTCACCACCGTTTGCACCATCAAACCACATTTCGAATACATCTCCGTATGAAGTGAATAGTTCTTTTAATTGATTTCTGTAGTAAGTGACATAAGTAGAATCTCCATAATCTGCCCGGTTACGATCCCACGGAGAAACATAAACCCCAAACTTAAGTCCGTACTTTTTACAAGCGTCAGATACTTCTCTTACTATATCTCCTTCACCGTTTTTATAGGGGCTGTTAGCAATGTCATGCTCTGTGTATTCTGAAGGCCATAAGCAGAAACCATCATGATGTTTACAAGTAAGAATTACGCCTTTGAATCCTGTTTCTTTAAGCACTTTCACCCATTGATCAGCATCTAGGTCTGTAGGGTTGAATAGCTCAGGAGACTCATCTCCATAACCCCATTCTTTATCAGTAAAGGTGTTTATGGTAAAATGAATAAAAGCATTTTTTTCCATTTTGTGCCATGCCATCTGTTCAGCATCAGGCACTGGACCTACAGCTGCGGGCGGCGGAGCATCTTTTTTGCTTTTGCAGGCTACTATGGATAATGCTAATAGAGCTGCAACTAAAATCTTATTTCTTCTCATGCGATAATTAGTTTTCTGTATTAAATTCAAAGGCTAAAGCAGGGTAGGTGTCATTCTGACTGATGAATTTTTCAGGAACAGTAATTTCTACTTTTCCCTGGTTAAGTTTCCAACTCACCTTTTTGCCATTGCTAAGCATTTTTATTTTGCTGCCTTTTTTTGGAGTATTTCCTTCC includes the following:
- a CDS encoding alpha-L-fucosidase, yielding MRRNKILVAALLALSIVACKSKKDAPPPAAVGPVPDAEQMAWHKMEKNAFIHFTINTFTDKEWGYGDESPELFNPTDLDADQWVKVLKETGFKGVILTCKHHDGFCLWPSEYTEHDIANSPYKNGEGDIVREVSDACKKYGLKFGVYVSPWDRNRADYGDSTYVTYYRNQLKELFTSYGDVFEMWFDGANGGDGYYGGANEERKIDRKTYYHWPKTLEMVREIQPQVLFFSDGGPDLRWGGNELARAGFTNWNTISSDSIYAGMAGIQDLLNKGSEDGKNWVPLEANTSIRPGWFYHAKEDSLVKTPEQLLDIYLTSVGRGSTLLLNVPPDKRGQFHENDIASLKGWDALLKKEFAKDLTEGASISASTVRGEDDTYSANQTLDDNYDTYWATDDAVKTGSLEIDLGESQQVKYITIQEYIPLGQRVKEFNVEAWLNGKWEKVAEATTIGYKRILRLEEPVDTEKIKINITDSKACPVINNVEIY